In Lutra lutra chromosome 13, mLutLut1.2, whole genome shotgun sequence, one genomic interval encodes:
- the LOC125083868 gene encoding LOW QUALITY PROTEIN: splicing regulatory glutamine/lysine-rich protein 1-like (The sequence of the model RefSeq protein was modified relative to this genomic sequence to represent the inferred CDS: deleted 2 bases in 1 codon) — protein MNSGGGFGLALGFGLTPTAVIQVTNLSSAVTSEQMRTLFSFLGEIEELRLYPPDNAPLAFSSKVCYVKFRDPSSVGVAQHLTNTVFIDRALIVVPCAEGKIPEESKALSLLAPAPTMTSLMPGAGLLPIPTPNPLTTLGVSLSSLGAIPAAALDPNIATLGEIPQPPLMGNVDPSKIDEIRRTVYVGNLNSQTTTADQLLEFFKQVGEVRFVRMADDETQPTRFAFVEFADQNSVPRALAFNGVMFGDRPLKINHSNNAIVKPPEMTPQAAAKELEEVMKRVREAQSFISAAIEPESGKSNERKGGRSRSHTHSKSRSSSKSHSRRKRSQSKHRSRSHNRSRSRQKDRRRSKSPHKKRSKSRERRKSRSRSRSRDKRKDTREKIKEKERVKEKDREKEREKEREREKEREKEKERGKNKDRDKEREKDRDKDKEKDREREREKEHDKERDKDKEQDKEKERDKDRSKEIDDKRKKDKKSRTPPRSYNASRRSRSSSRERRRRRSRSSSRSPRTSKTIKRKSSRSPSPRSRNKKDKKREKERDHISERRERERSSSTRKSSNDRDGKEKLEKNNTSLKEKEHNKEPESSVGKEVDDKDAPRTEENKVQQNGNCQPNEENLSTKTEAV, from the exons ATGAACAGCGGCGGCGGCTTCGGTTTGGCTTTAGGCTTCGGCCTTACCCCTACGGCGGTGATTCAGGTGACCAATCTGTCATCGGCGGTGACCAGCGAGCAGATGAGGACGCTTTTTTCCTTCCTAGGAGAAATCGAGGAGCTGCGGCTTTACCCCCCAGACAACGCtcctcttgctttttcttccaaAGTATGTTATGTTAAGTTTCGTGACCCATCAAGTGTTGGCGTGGCCCAGCATCTAACTAACACGGTTTTTATTGACAGAGCTCTGATAGTTGTACCCTGTGCAGAAGGTAAAATTCCAGAGGAATCCAAAGCCCTCTCTTTATTGGCTCCTGCTCCAACCATGACAAGTTTAATGCCTGGTGCAGGCTTGCTTCCCATACCGACCCCAAATCCCTTGACTACATTGGGTGTTTCCCTTAGCAGTTTGGGAGCTATACCAGCAGCAGCACTAGACCCCAACATTGCAACGCTTGGAGAGATACCACAGCCACCACTTATGGGAAATGTGGATCCTTCCAAAATTGATGAAATTAGGAGAACAGTCTATGTTGGCAATTTGAATTCCCAGACAACAACAGCTGATCAactacttgaattttttaaacaagttgGAGAAGTGAGGTTTGTGCGGATGGCAGATGATGAGACTCAGCCAACTCGGTTTGCTTTTGTGGAATTTGCAGACCAAAATTCTGTACCAAGGGCCCTTGCTTTTAATGGAGTTATGTTTGGAGACAGGCCACTGAAAATTAATCACTCCAACAATGCAATAGTAAAACCCCCTGAGATGACACCTCAGGCTGCAGCTAAGGAGTTAGAAGAAGTAATGAAGCGAGTACGAGAGGCTCAGTCCTTTATCTCAGCAGCCATTGAACCAGAGTCTGGAAAGAGCAATGAAAGAAAAGGCGGTCGATCTCGTTCCCATACTCATTCAAAATCCAGGTCTAGCTCAAAATCCCATTCTAGACGAAAAAGATCGCAGTCAAAACACAGGAGTAGATCCCATAATAGGTCACGTTCAAGACAAAAAGACAGACGTAGATCTAAGAGCCCACATAAAAAACGCTCTAAATCAAGGGAGAGACGGAAATCAAGGAGTCGTTCACGTTCACGGGACAAGAGAAAAGACACCCGAGAAAAgatcaaggaaaaggaaagagtgaaagaaaaagatagagaaaaggaaagggaaaaagagagagagagggagaaggaacgtgaaaaagaaaaggaacggGGTAAAAACAAAGACCGGGATAAAGAACGGGAAAAGGACCGGGATAAAGACaaggaaaaggac agagagagagagcgggaaaaAGAACATGACAAGGAGCGAGACAAGGACAAGGAacaggacaaagaaaaggaaCGAGACAAGGACAGATCCAAAGAGATAGatgacaaaagaaagaaggataaaaaaTCCAGAACACCACCCAGAAGTTACAATGCATCAAGAAGATCTCGTAGTTCCAGCAGGGAAAGGcgtaggaggaggagcagaagttCTTCCAGATCACCAAGAacatcaaaaactataaaaaggaaatcttCTAGATCTCCATCTCCTAGGAGCAGAAATAAGaaggataaaaagagagaaaaagaaagggaccaTATTagtgaaagaagagagagagaacgatcAAGCTCTACAAGAAAGAGCTCTAATGACcgagatggaaaggaaaagttgGAGAAGAACAATACTTCACttaaagagaaggaacacaataAAGAACCAGAATCAAGCGTGGGCAAAGAAGTAGATGACAAGGATGCACCAAGGACCGAGGAAAACAAAGTACAGCAAAATGGAAATTGTCAGCCAAATGAGGAAAACCTCTCTACCAAAACAGAAGCAGTATAG